AATTCGATTAAGAATATAGTGGTGTAGGTTCTACAAGTTATTAGCCGCTTCTGTTGAGTATGAACGCTTTTATGATAGACTAGCTCCACCTAAAATAACTTATTAGAGGGCTTATAGATGTTCGACCTATTTAGATCTCCAGCTTTTGATAACGCCGTAGTGTATTACGACCGAGCTTGTGAGCTACTGGGGTTAGAAGACTGGCTCAGAGAAAGGCTCCGCTTTCCCCAAAGAACCCTGGTTGTAAGCTGTCCTATACGCATGGACGAGGGAGAAATAAGGGTATTCACCGGATACCGGGTGCAGCATAATTTAACCCTCGGCCCCTGCAAGGGCGGGGTTCGATACCATCCGGATGTGGACATGGGAGAAGTAGCATCTCTGGCCATGGGTATGAGCTGGAAATGCGGCCTGGCGGAGTTACCATTTGGGGGGGCAAAAGGTGGGGTTTCTGTGGACCCCATGGAACTCTCCTTGGGCGAACTAGAACGCCTTACCCGGAGATATACGGCTGAAATCCTGCCCATAATAGGCCCGAACAAAGATATTCCGGCACCGGATATGGGAACAAACCCACAAACCATGGCTTGGATGATGGATACCTACAGTATGACCGAGGGTTACACGACGCCCGCTGTGGTCACCGGTAAGCCGGTTATTATCGGAGGGTCTCTGGGAAGAGAAGAGGCAACCGGGTTTGGAGTAGCTTACATAGTCGAGGATGCTTTAAGGCATTTTAAGAAAAGCCTACCCGGGGCAAAGGTGGCTATCCAGGGTTTTGGGAATGTGGGAACGTACACTGCACAGAAGCTATCGGAAATGGGCTGCTCCGTCGTTGCGGTAAGCGATATGTATGGGGGAATTTATAATTCATCGGGCCTGCCTGTTCATGAACTGTTAGACCTGGTGAGGCACAAGGGAAGGGTGCAAGAATTTAAACAGTCCGACAAGATAACAAACGATGAACTAATAACCCTCGACTGCGACGTTCTTATTCCGGCGGCCGTAGGAAGGGTAATCACAAAAGAGAACGCCAATAAGCTTAGATGTAAGATGGTTGTGGAAGGGGCGAATGGCCCCACCACTGCCGATGCTGACGACATCCTGGCGGAAAGAGGGATCCCGGTGGTCCCGGATATTCTGGCCAATGCCGGGGGGGTAATCGTTTCATACTACGAATGGGTGCAGGGTCTTCAGGAATATTACTGGTCTAAGGATATGGTCTTTACCGAGCTTCAGAAGCGGATGCGGGGAATGTTTAATAAGGTATCCCATTTTGCCCTGGAAAAAGCGGTTTCACTCCGTATGGCCGCACTCATGTTTGGCATTAACCAGGTCGCTCAAGCAAAGAAGCTCCGTGGTCTTTATCCGTAAATTTCTGAATGTTCGATTCTTAGGTAGGGGCACGCTGCAGCGTGCCCCTAGATTTGTTTGTCAGTAATTCAAAACAACTGTAGAATAACCTCGATGATCCAAAAGATTCCGCGGGCGCTGACGATTGCCGGCTCGGACTCCGGCGGAGGAGCCGGAATTCAGGCCGATTTAAAGACTTTTACAGCACTCCGGGTTTACGGACTCTCGGTGCTTACCTCGATAACCGCTCAAAATACCTTGTCTGTTCTCGGTATCAACGATATACCGCCTGAATTTGTGGAACTGCAGATCGATGCCGTTCTTAGCGACATAGGGGCTGATGCTGTTAAGACTGGGATGCTGTCGAATGAGGGGATAATCCTAGCGGTAACTAAAAAGATTAAACGGTATGGCGTTGAAAACCTGGTTGTAGACCCGGTCATGAGGGCAAAGAGCGGGGATGCGCTTTTGGACCCGGGAGCGGAGGAAGCATTGAAACGAGAGCTTCTTCCCCTAGCCTTGGTCGTTACTCCTAATATTCCGGAAGCGCAGGCTCTTTCAGGGGTAGCAATTTCTTCCTTCGACGATATGAGAGAAGCGGCTGAAAAAATAAAGTCCTTCGGACCTCGGTATGTTTTGATAAAAGGGGGGCACCTTGAATGGGCCAAAGAGGCAGTAGATATTATGTATGATGGAAAAGGATTTGACCTGTTCCAAGCCCCCAGGGTTGAAACCAAGAATACACATGGCACGGGATGCACTTACTCTTCGGCCATTTGCGCAGGGCTGGCGAAGGGGCTCGATGTGCCGGAAGCGGTTAGGCAGGCTAAGCAGTATGTCACCGAGGCTATAATAAGGTCTTTTGGCCTGGGCAAAGGGCATGGGCCATTGAATCACTTTTGGAAGTTCGAACAAGAGAGCCAAAGATGAATACGGTAAAGGAATTGCCACGGAGGTCACAGAGAAAGGGAAGAAAATCTATGCAAAAACTCGGTGTTATCTGTGGCTAGATAATTCTCAAGGAAGGAGTTAACATGGCACATATCATAGACGGCAAAGAGGTCTCACAACACATAAGAAAGGAAGTCGCAAACGAGGTATTAAAACTAAAAGGGGAAAGGGGAATAACCCCTGGGCTGGCGGCAGTTCTGGTGGGGGATAATCCGGCATCGCAAATCTATGTGCGGAACAAGAGAAAAGCTTGTGAGGAGGCTGGAATATATTCAGAGGAGTATAGACTGGCGGAAGAAACTACCGAGGACGAGCTCCTTTCACTTATAATGAGGCTTAACGAAGATAAAAGAATCCATGGAATACTGGTGCAGCTACCCCTTCCCAAGCAGATAAACGAGACCAAAATCCTGCGGTCGGTATCTCCGTTAAAGGATATCGACGGGTTTCATCCGGAAAATGTAGGGTTTCTGGTAGAGGGCAATCCCCGGTTTATTCCCTGCACCCCACACGGCATAATCAAGCTTTTAGACTATTATAAGATTGAAATACAGGGTAAAGAGGCTGTCGTAGTGGGGAGGAGCAATATCGTGGGGAAACCGGTATCGCTTCTTCTGCTACACCGTCATGCCACGGTTACCATTTGCCATTCACGGACTAGACCCCTCGAAGAGGTTACGCGGCGAGCAGACATATTGGTAGCGGCTATGGGGCGTGCTAAATTTATAACCGGAAATATGGTCAAGGAAGGCGTGGCGGTAATAGATGTGGGAATTAATCGACTTGACGATGGGAAGCTGGTGGGGGATGTTGATTTCGAAAGCGTCCGGGAGAAGGCCTCTTATATAACCCCCGTCCCGGGCGGGGTTGGGCCTATGACCATAGCCATGCTTCTCTGGAATACGTTGTCGTCAGCCAGGGATTTTCATGAACTATAGATTTACACCGTTTTCATTTTTTATCGCCTGCAAAAATAACACCCAAGGTGTTCACCCTTCGAACGGGTGAGCGGTTTTTATCCCTCTTTTTATTCAGCGGATGCGTGCGTCCGCTCATGCAGAGCCTGTCGAAGCATGGTGTATCTTAAGGCGTTCGTCCTTCGACTGGGCTCAGGACGACCGGGTTGATTCTTAGAAGAGGTGATTAACATACTGGAACGAGCGTGAAGAATCTTGAATCGTAATGTAGCAATAATCCTTAATTCATATCTACTAATCACTAACAACTATCCGGTAAGATTTCTCCCCATGAGATATGAAATTATCTCACGGTTTCGAAATGACAAAAGGCCGTTTATTCCTGCGATTAACCCTGAACTTGTTGCGATTTAGTCGCCGCTAGAAACCGTTCCTGCTTTAATTTAGATCATCACTCCACATAGTTCCTCAGAACTCCAATTCCCTCGATTTCTACCTCAACTTTATCCCCACTTTTCATGGGACCTATTCCGGCGGGGGTACCGGTGGCGATAATATCCCCGGGTAAAAGGGTCATAACGTGAGAGATAAAGCTTAGGAGCCTTGGCACGCTGAATATGAGATTTGAAGTACTGGAGTGTTGCCTTATTTCTCCGTTGAGGATGGTCGTGATTTTGAGGTTAGCAGGATCAACTTCGGTTTCTATAACCGGGCCGATGGGGGCAAATGTGTCAAAACCCTTTGCCCGTGTATACTGCACGTCTTTTGCCTGAAGATCACGCGCCGTCACATCGTTTATACAGGTGTATCCGAAAACGTATTGATAAGCCTCCCTTTCCTTCACCCAACTTGCTTTCCTCCCAATCACAACGGCCAGTTCTCCCTCGTAGTCAACCCGGGAGGACATGTGTTTTGGATAGATAATCTTATCCTCATGGCCGATAACCGAGGTGCTCGGCTTCATGAAGAGCATCGGTTCTTCCGGGGGGTCTTTTTTCATTTCCTCGGCATGGTCTTTGTAGTTGAGCCCTACTGCTACGATTTTAGTGGGCAGGCACGGAGGGAGTAGTTTTATCTTATCTAGTCGGTGTTCAGCCTTGGCTATCCTGTACTCCCCGAAAATATTACCCTCGACCTCGATAACGCTCTTTCCCTCGAGTAGGCCGAACCCGGTTTTTCCTTCTTCACTTTTAAACCTAAGAAATCGCATTTATCTGCCGCTAAAAGAGGGTTCCCGTTTTTCGAGGAAAGCCCTCATGCCTTCCACTCTGTCCTCAGAGTCAAAACATAGGGATACCAGGGTCTTTTCGAGTAGTAAGGCCTTCTGTAAATCCATCTCCGAGCCAGCGTTTATGGCTGTCTTGGCCATTCTGACTGCTCTCGGTCCTCTCTTGGAAATAATAAGGGCAAGATTCCTGGCCTCTTCCATTACCTTTTCGTGGGGTACGACTTTCTCCACAAGCCCAATTCTCAGTGCCTCTTGGGCGTCTATCATCTCACCGGTGAAAACCAGCTCCTTGGTTTTTCCCAGACCCAAAATCCTGGTCACCCTTTGAGTGCCGCCCCATCCGGGGAATATACCCAGCTTCACCTCTGGAAACCCCAGCTTGGCCCTCTCCGAAGCTATCCTGATGTCACAGGAAAGGGCCAGTTCACATCCCCCTCCTAGCGCATATCCGTTAATTGCGGCTAGGCAAGGGCTTGGGTCATTCTCTATAAGATGATAAACCTTGTGTGCAAGGTCTACGTATTCCTGAAACTCGGTGTCCTTCATCTGGTTCATCTCTGAGATGTCGGCCCCGGCGACAAAGGCTTTATCCCCTGCTCCGGTTATAATCAGGGCCTTAAGGCCTTCTTTAGGAAGGATGTCTTCGAGGAAAAACCGGAGTTCCTTAAGGGTCATCCAGCTTAGCGCATTGAGTACCTTCGGGCGATTTATGGTCAGGATACCTATGTCGTTGGGCTCTCTTTCATAAGTGATAAATTCAAATTCCATGATTCCCCTCCTCAATTATTCGCTTAGCCTATGGTAAGTTATCCAGCCTTAAAAAAGCTTGTCAAATGCATTCAGTATCAAACTTGTCCAAATAGTAGATTGCTTTGCAATGACACCTTCTGTCTTGTCAATGCGAGAGACCCTTCGACGGAGTTTACACTGAGTTTATCGAATGTGCTCCGGGCAGGCCTTGCTTAAAACGTGTGAGTATAAGGTTAAGTGGGAATACACCGATCTGTCATTCCCGCGGAAGCGGGAATCCAATCTTTAATTATAGATTCCCGATTAAAAGATTTCGGGAATGACAAAGTGGATGGATCCCCGATTAATCCAGTCCCCAAATGTTTTTATTGGTGAACATTCGGGAATGACAACCAGGATGGATCTCTGATTCAGCTTGTCCCCGCGTATGCGGAGAACAGGAATCCACCGATCTGTCATTCCCGCGGAAGCGGGAATCCAGTATTGTAATTCCGGAGCCCCGATCGATCCCCCGGTTTGCCCTGGAGACCTGGCTCAGGACTGGCGGGTTTTGTTTTTAAAGCTTTTACTGCAGATATACATCCGCTCATTCTGAGCATCGTCGAAGGATGAATTAAGAGTGAATTAAAGCGAGAGGGGTTCATTCTTCGACTCGCCTGTAGTGAGCATGTCGAACTACTCAGAATGAACGGGTTTTGTTTCATAAAGCCTTTTGAGCGAATAGGCTACAGGTACACTCTCAATACTTTACCTCTTTGAGGAAAAGTCCCCAAGGCGGAGCAGAGCGCACGAAATGTGTCTTCTCGCCCGTTTCCAGAATTCTCTTAAAATCCTGGATATCGATTTTACCTTTTCCCACGTGTACAAGTGTTCCTACTATTAAACGAACCATACCCTTGAGAAACCCGTTAGCCTCTATGTGAAACTCGATAATGGAATCGTGTTTTTCATCCAGGCCTACGGTCAAGACCGTGCGTACCTTGGTTTTTACATTAGTTTTGGATAACGCGAAGGCACTAAAATCGTGCCGGCCTAAGAGCATCTGGGCGGCTTTTTTCATTTTGGATTTATCTAGCTTAACCGGGATAAACCAGGCTCTTTGTCTTTCTAGTGCCGATGGGAAGGGGCTATTCAAGATTCTATAAGCATATACCTTGCTTTTTGCGTCTAGCTGGGCGTGGAAGTGGATGTCCACCTCTTCGGCTTCCTTAATCACTATATCTTTTGGTAAGGAAGAGTTAAGCGCTTTCTGGAATTGAGAAGGGGTCATTTTAGTCTCGGTCTTGAAATTTGCCACTTGCGCCAGTGCATGTACCCCGGAATCTGTCCTGCCCGAGCCGATAACATTTATTTTCTCCTTGGTGATCTTTTCCAGGGCCTTTTCTATGCACTCTTGTATCGTCTGGCCTTGGGGTTGTCTCTGCCATCCTAAATAATTCGTGCCGTCGTATTCTATGATGAGTTTTATGTTGCGCATTTCCGTAAATTCGTGGAAATTTGACCGCAAATCAGCACGATTAGAAAAATGGGTTTCAGTTTCGAGTTGACGAGTTTGCGGGTTGACGGGTTAAACTTCTAACCAGCAAACCTGATAGCAAGTAAACAATAACAACACATTTGTGTCCATTCGTGCTAATTCGTGGCTGTATAACCTAATTTTTTCTTTTCTCAAACTTTATCCTCGGGTCGAGGAGGGTATAGCAGATATCCACGATTAAATTGGCTAGGACGAGTATTAACGTGTAAACAATGGTTATTCCCATGACCAGCGGGTAGTCCCTGTTTGAAACCGCAAATACGAAAAATCTTCCCATTCCCGGGATCGCAAATATATGCTCTACCACGAATGACCCGGTGACCAGATAAGCGGTGATCGGCCCCAACACGGTTACTACTGGAATAAGTGCATTTCTCAGGATGTGCTTTACCACCACCTTTACTTCACCCAGTCCTTTAGCCCTGGCCGTTTTTACGAATGGCGCTTGGGAGGTTTCCAGCATACTGGCCCTTATCAAGCGGGTAAGATAGGCGGTGGGCCCCGCCGCTAGGGTCAACCCGGGGAGTACAAGGTGTTCCAGCCTTCCCCATAGGGCGGCCGGGAACAAGCCCAGTTTCACCGAGAATAGGTATATTAGAATGGCGCCCACTACGAAGTTGGGGACGGAGACCAGTGCGGTTGCTACGGAGAAGGAAAGAAAATCCAAGAACCCTCTAGGCCGGGTTGACGAGAGTATCCCCAGGGTCGTCCCCACTCCTATCGTGATTAAAAGCGCGACAATCCCCAGGGTGACCGAGACGGGGAGGGTCTCTTTAATGATCTCGTTCACCGAGCGGTCGACGTATTTGTAGGAAGGACCTAAGTCCCCTCGAACCAGGTTTTTCAGGTAAATTCCATATTGCTTTAATATTGGTTCGTTAAGCCTATATTTTTCTTCTATGTTTTTTTGAATTTGGGGAGGAAGCTTCTTTTCCGTGTCGAAGGGGCCGCCGGGCAGGGCCCTTAATAGAAAGAAGGTGAATGTGGCTACTACGAAAACAACTGAAGACCCGGTAAAGGCGCGACTAAGTATGAATTTGAACATTCATCGAAAAAGCCCTTTTTAAGCTCCCTTCCTCACCACGAAGGTTCTCTTCGAGAATACATCCTTGGCGTTCTTTGCATAAACCGTTACCGAATTAATCCCATCGGCTAGCTTTACCGGTATGGAGATGGGCACATCCTTTCCCTGGGACGGCAGCAATTCCACCTTATCGTCCCCCACGAAGATTGAGACCAGTTGAATTCCGTACTCATCCCTTATAGCTCCGCTCAGGTTTATTTGGTCGGAATTGGTATGAAGCGGGGGGTTGGCTAAATTTATAGTAGGTGGCTTTTGAAAAACCTCGGTAAAACCGGAGTCGCTGGGGAGTACCTGGGAATCCGCGAAGACGACGTCGTCCTTACTCACCCAGCCGGTTAGTTTTTCGCCAAGTTTGAGTTTTAGCCAGCCTTCGCTCTCTACCGTGCTCGTAAAAACCGAGCCTTTTTCGGATACAGCGATAATCGGAGCTTCGATAAAGCTTCCTCCTCTTATCGGCGCCTTATCCCTGGAGACTATGACTACCCGTGAGCTGGCCGGGAACCGTACTTGGCCGCTTTTTTCGGGGATTTGTACCTTACTGGTTAGCCCTTCCCTCAAAACTTCATCCAACATCTGAAGCTCCATGTTAATTAAGCTGTCCGGCTTTTTAGCGCTGAATGTTAAGACCTCCTCTTTTATTTCGCCGGGGTTAAGGTTCTTAAACTGTACCCTGCCCCTTTTCAGGAACGCTTTATCACCGGAGAGATTTTTAAGCGATAAAACCCCCTCCTCTGCCGTTCCCTTTCCAATGTTTTTTATCCTGACTAAAAGCGCTATGGTCTCTCCCACCTCCGGGATTCCGTCTCCGTTTCCCTCGGAGCCGTGCCTTCCGTCGTCTATGACCTGGTAATTGAAGGCAAAGATTGGCCTGGGAAGCTCCTCTATTACCGCCTCAAACTTGGAATCGGGAAAGGCAGTATTGTATGCATCCTTGAACTCAAGGGTGATTTCGGCTTCCCTGGTCAGAACCCACCTGGGGATTTCAAATGTTACGCTCCACTTTCTTTTCTCTCCAGGATTTAGTCTCCCAAAGGTAAACTCCTTGCCGTTGAATATCTCGTCCTCGGATTTGGTTATGGCGTTTAGCCGGTAAATAGTCGCCGGCCCGGTATTTTCCACCTCGGCTGTAACCGTAAGCTGGTCCCCCGCCTTAGCCCTAAGAACGCCTGGCTCCAGTTTGACGTCGAGGGTAGAAGCCCCTGGAAATGCCCCGTCCAGTGACCAGTCCACCCCTATCTCCTGCCACATTTCCTCTATCTTTCTTTCTTCATCCTTGGAGATTCGGTGTATTTTATCCTGCGCCTCCCCGAGCATCTTTTCCCTGGCTACCGAGTCGGAGGAGCGGATAATTTCTTTGGCCAGGGTTACATAGAAATCGTTCTCGATTTTTTTCCTTCTCTCTTGGCGGCTGAGGGCTTCTTCCGGAGTCTCCTCGTCCGGGTCAGTAACCGGCTCCTGGGTCTCCAGGTAGCTGATTGTGTAGACTGGTTTATCGGTTGTTTCCTTTTGTCCGTTTGACTTTTCGCGCTGCTCGTTCTCGGGAGGGGAACCGAGGGCGATTTCCCTGGAAATAACCGCCGGTTGAATACCGATATCCGGTGTAATTCCTATATCTTGTATGGAAATATCGCCCGGTGTGAGATAATGGGCAATGGTCAACTTGAGCGCGGAGCCGTCGTTAAGGTCGAATATTTGCTGGACCGAACCTTTGCCGAATGTCCTCTGCCCGATGACTACCCCCCGGTCGTTGTTCTTTATAGCCCCGGCCACGATCTCCGATGCGCTGGCGCTGCCCGAGTCTACGAGGACGACTATCCTTCCGCTGAAATCATAATCTTCATGCTGTGCATAGTATGGTTTTTTTGAATTTCCAATCTCAGTGGTTACTACAACCCCGCTCTTTAGAAATAGGTCTGAAATTCTTTCCGCCTGGTCCAAAAGCCCTCCTGGATTTCCTCTGAGGTCGAGTATGAGTCCCTTCAAAGTGCCGTTCTTGGCGAAGTCCTTAAGGGTATCCTGCAGGTTGGATAGGGTGTTTTTCTGAAAGTCCCTTATTTTAACGTATATGATACCGTCATTAAGATTGAAGGCTTCTACGCTTTGGATGTTAATGGTGTCTCTGACGATGGAGAATCTTTTTGGTTCAGGAAGGCCTTCCCTGTGGATATGGATGTTCACCACGCTGCCTTTCGGCCCCCTGAGCTTTCCCACCGCCTCGATGAGAGACATGTTTACCGTGGATTCATCCTCGATCTGGACAATCCGGTCGTTGGGTTTTATCCCGACCCGGTAAGCCGGCGTTCCTTCGATCGGGGCGATGACGGTTAGATTCCCGTCCCTGATTCCTATGACTATACCCAGGCCGCCAAAGCTGCCCTCGGTTTCGATGGTGAATTCCTGATAAACCTGGGGGGTAATTATCCCGGAATAAGGGTCAAGGGTCTTGAGCATCTCATCGGTTACGGCGTACTCTACGTCAATGGCCGTAGGTTCTTTGGAGACCCGGCGGGGCATGACGAAACGAAAAACCTCCTCCACTTTATCGGCGGCGCTATCCAGGTCGACGACATCGGTCATGGTAAAGGTCTTTTCTTCACCCATCACCCGGACGACGAAAGTAGGGCTGTTCTCTCCATCCGGAAAGCTGACCAGCACCTCGTCGAGGGTTCTTTCCAATTTGTTGAGCCCGTTGACCAGCATAGCCCGGGGGTTTATAGCCGGTTGATCCACATAGTATCTTTTCACATAACGCATGGTCAGGGGAAGAATGTTTACATTGCCGCCCTGGCCTGATTCTTTTTCAGAGTTTTGAAGCCTGGGCGAGAGAAATAAAAGGTAAACCAGGAGGAGAAAAACAAAAAAAATAAATCGGTTTCTCCTTATTAGATTGGACATTATTTG
This region of Thermodesulfobacteriota bacterium genomic DNA includes:
- a CDS encoding fumarylacetoacetate hydrolase family protein, which codes for MRFLRFKSEEGKTGFGLLEGKSVIEVEGNIFGEYRIAKAEHRLDKIKLLPPCLPTKIVAVGLNYKDHAEEMKKDPPEEPMLFMKPSTSVIGHEDKIIYPKHMSSRVDYEGELAVVIGRKASWVKEREAYQYVFGYTCINDVTARDLQAKDVQYTRAKGFDTFAPIGPVIETEVDPANLKITTILNGEIRQHSSTSNLIFSVPRLLSFISHVMTLLPGDIIATGTPAGIGPMKSGDKVEVEIEGIGVLRNYVE
- the folD gene encoding bifunctional methylenetetrahydrofolate dehydrogenase/methenyltetrahydrofolate cyclohydrolase FolD; the encoded protein is MAHIIDGKEVSQHIRKEVANEVLKLKGERGITPGLAAVLVGDNPASQIYVRNKRKACEEAGIYSEEYRLAEETTEDELLSLIMRLNEDKRIHGILVQLPLPKQINETKILRSVSPLKDIDGFHPENVGFLVEGNPRFIPCTPHGIIKLLDYYKIEIQGKEAVVVGRSNIVGKPVSLLLLHRHATVTICHSRTRPLEEVTRRADILVAAMGRAKFITGNMVKEGVAVIDVGINRLDDGKLVGDVDFESVREKASYITPVPGGVGPMTIAMLLWNTLSSARDFHEL
- a CDS encoding MXAN_5808 family serine peptidase gives rise to the protein MSNLIRRNRFIFFVFLLLVYLLFLSPRLQNSEKESGQGGNVNILPLTMRYVKRYYVDQPAINPRAMLVNGLNKLERTLDEVLVSFPDGENSPTFVVRVMGEEKTFTMTDVVDLDSAADKVEEVFRFVMPRRVSKEPTAIDVEYAVTDEMLKTLDPYSGIITPQVYQEFTIETEGSFGGLGIVIGIRDGNLTVIAPIEGTPAYRVGIKPNDRIVQIEDESTVNMSLIEAVGKLRGPKGSVVNIHIHREGLPEPKRFSIVRDTINIQSVEAFNLNDGIIYVKIRDFQKNTLSNLQDTLKDFAKNGTLKGLILDLRGNPGGLLDQAERISDLFLKSGVVVTTEIGNSKKPYYAQHEDYDFSGRIVVLVDSGSASASEIVAGAIKNNDRGVVIGQRTFGKGSVQQIFDLNDGSALKLTIAHYLTPGDISIQDIGITPDIGIQPAVISREIALGSPPENEQREKSNGQKETTDKPVYTISYLETQEPVTDPDEETPEEALSRQERRKKIENDFYVTLAKEIIRSSDSVAREKMLGEAQDKIHRISKDEERKIEEMWQEIGVDWSLDGAFPGASTLDVKLEPGVLRAKAGDQLTVTAEVENTGPATIYRLNAITKSEDEIFNGKEFTFGRLNPGEKRKWSVTFEIPRWVLTREAEITLEFKDAYNTAFPDSKFEAVIEELPRPIFAFNYQVIDDGRHGSEGNGDGIPEVGETIALLVRIKNIGKGTAEEGVLSLKNLSGDKAFLKRGRVQFKNLNPGEIKEEVLTFSAKKPDSLINMELQMLDEVLREGLTSKVQIPEKSGQVRFPASSRVVIVSRDKAPIRGGSFIEAPIIAVSEKGSVFTSTVESEGWLKLKLGEKLTGWVSKDDVVFADSQVLPSDSGFTEVFQKPPTINLANPPLHTNSDQINLSGAIRDEYGIQLVSIFVGDDKVELLPSQGKDVPISIPVKLADGINSVTVYAKNAKDVFSKRTFVVRKGA
- a CDS encoding ABC transporter permease, giving the protein MFKFILSRAFTGSSVVFVVATFTFFLLRALPGGPFDTEKKLPPQIQKNIEEKYRLNEPILKQYGIYLKNLVRGDLGPSYKYVDRSVNEIIKETLPVSVTLGIVALLITIGVGTTLGILSSTRPRGFLDFLSFSVATALVSVPNFVVGAILIYLFSVKLGLFPAALWGRLEHLVLPGLTLAAGPTAYLTRLIRASMLETSQAPFVKTARAKGLGEVKVVVKHILRNALIPVVTVLGPITAYLVTGSFVVEHIFAIPGMGRFFVFAVSNRDYPLVMGITIVYTLILVLANLIVDICYTLLDPRIKFEKRKN
- a CDS encoding enoyl-CoA hydratase-related protein codes for the protein MEFEFITYEREPNDIGILTINRPKVLNALSWMTLKELRFFLEDILPKEGLKALIITGAGDKAFVAGADISEMNQMKDTEFQEYVDLAHKVYHLIENDPSPCLAAINGYALGGGCELALSCDIRIASERAKLGFPEVKLGIFPGWGGTQRVTRILGLGKTKELVFTGEMIDAQEALRIGLVEKVVPHEKVMEEARNLALIISKRGPRAVRMAKTAINAGSEMDLQKALLLEKTLVSLCFDSEDRVEGMRAFLEKREPSFSGR
- the truA gene encoding tRNA pseudouridine(38-40) synthase TruA; the encoded protein is MRNIKLIIEYDGTNYLGWQRQPQGQTIQECIEKALEKITKEKINVIGSGRTDSGVHALAQVANFKTETKMTPSQFQKALNSSLPKDIVIKEAEEVDIHFHAQLDAKSKVYAYRILNSPFPSALERQRAWFIPVKLDKSKMKKAAQMLLGRHDFSAFALSKTNVKTKVRTVLTVGLDEKHDSIIEFHIEANGFLKGMVRLIVGTLVHVGKGKIDIQDFKRILETGEKTHFVRSAPPWGLFLKEVKY
- a CDS encoding Glu/Leu/Phe/Val dehydrogenase; its protein translation is MFDLFRSPAFDNAVVYYDRACELLGLEDWLRERLRFPQRTLVVSCPIRMDEGEIRVFTGYRVQHNLTLGPCKGGVRYHPDVDMGEVASLAMGMSWKCGLAELPFGGAKGGVSVDPMELSLGELERLTRRYTAEILPIIGPNKDIPAPDMGTNPQTMAWMMDTYSMTEGYTTPAVVTGKPVIIGGSLGREEATGFGVAYIVEDALRHFKKSLPGAKVAIQGFGNVGTYTAQKLSEMGCSVVAVSDMYGGIYNSSGLPVHELLDLVRHKGRVQEFKQSDKITNDELITLDCDVLIPAAVGRVITKENANKLRCKMVVEGANGPTTADADDILAERGIPVVPDILANAGGVIVSYYEWVQGLQEYYWSKDMVFTELQKRMRGMFNKVSHFALEKAVSLRMAALMFGINQVAQAKKLRGLYP
- the thiD gene encoding bifunctional hydroxymethylpyrimidine kinase/phosphomethylpyrimidine kinase; the protein is MIQKIPRALTIAGSDSGGGAGIQADLKTFTALRVYGLSVLTSITAQNTLSVLGINDIPPEFVELQIDAVLSDIGADAVKTGMLSNEGIILAVTKKIKRYGVENLVVDPVMRAKSGDALLDPGAEEALKRELLPLALVVTPNIPEAQALSGVAISSFDDMREAAEKIKSFGPRYVLIKGGHLEWAKEAVDIMYDGKGFDLFQAPRVETKNTHGTGCTYSSAICAGLAKGLDVPEAVRQAKQYVTEAIIRSFGLGKGHGPLNHFWKFEQESQR